The Desulfovibrio sp. genome has a window encoding:
- a CDS encoding flavodoxin family protein produces the protein MKVLAINGSARKDGNTAIMVRAVFAELEKEGISTHMEQLHGVKLSGCIACYECFKRKDKRCAVKNDRMNDYIEMMLDADGIILASPTYFADVTAGLRAVIERAGMVARACEDMFARKVGAGVVTMRRGGGMQTFNSLNSFFFIGQMIVPGSSYWNMGFGRDIGQVEGDQEGLKTMADLGRNMAWLMKKIDG, from the coding sequence ATGAAAGTCCTGGCAATAAACGGCAGCGCCCGCAAGGACGGCAACACGGCCATCATGGTGCGCGCCGTGTTCGCGGAGCTTGAAAAGGAAGGCATCTCCACCCACATGGAGCAGCTGCACGGCGTGAAGCTTTCCGGCTGCATAGCCTGCTACGAATGCTTCAAGCGCAAGGACAAGCGCTGCGCCGTGAAAAATGACCGCATGAATGACTACATCGAGATGATGCTCGACGCCGATGGAATCATCCTTGCCTCCCCCACCTATTTCGCGGACGTCACCGCCGGGCTGCGCGCCGTGATCGAGCGCGCCGGCATGGTGGCCAGGGCCTGCGAGGACATGTTCGCGCGCAAGGTGGGAGCCGGCGTGGTCACCATGCGCCGGGGCGGAGGCATGCAGACCTTCAATTCGCTCAACTCGTTTTTTTTCATCGGCCAGATGATAGTGCCAGGATCAAGCTACTGGAACATGGGTTTCGGACGCGACATCGGGCAGGTGGAGGGCGACCAGGAAGGCCTTAAGACCATGGCCGACCTGGGACGGAACATGGCCTGGCTCATGAAGAAGATAGACGGATAA